One Cynocephalus volans isolate mCynVol1 chromosome 7, mCynVol1.pri, whole genome shotgun sequence genomic region harbors:
- the ANXA7 gene encoding annexin A7, translated as MSYPGYPPTGYPSFPGYPPAGQESSFPPAGQYPYPGGFPPVGGGAYPQTPSSGYPGMGGYPTPGGYPAPGGYPGTPQPGGAPSYPGVPAGQGFGVPPGGAGFSGYPQPPSQSYGGGPAQVPLPGGFPGGQMPSQYPGGQAPYPSQINTESFPSYPVFSPVSLDYSSEPAMMTQGTQGTVRPAANFDAMRDAEILRKAMKGFGTDEQAIVDVVANRSNDQRQKIKAAFKTMYGKDLIKDLKSELSGNMEELILALFMPPTYYDAWSLRNAMQGAGTQERVLIEILCTRTNQEIREVVRCYQSEFGRDLEKDIRSDTSGHFERLLVSMCQGNRDENQSVNHQMAQEDAQRLYQAGEGRLGTDESCFNMILATRSFPQLRATMEAYSRMANRDLLSSVGREFSGYVESGLKTILQCALSRPAFFAERLYYSMKGAGTDDSTLVRIVVSRSEIDLVQIKQMFTQMYQKTLGTMIASDTSGDYRKLLLAIVGQ; from the exons ATGTCATACCCAGGCTATCCCCCCACAGGCTACCCATCTTTCCCTGGATATCCC cCTGCAGGTCAGGAATCATCTTTTCCCCCTGCAGGTCAGTACCCTTATCCTGGTGGCTTTCCTCCAGTGGGAGGAGGTGCCTATCCACAAACTCCAAGTAGTGGCTACCCAGGAATGGGTGGCTATCCTACTCCTGGAGGTTATCCAGCCCCTGGAGGATATCCTGGCACCCCACAGCCAGGGGGAGCTCCATCCTATCCCGGAG TTCCTGCCGGCCAAGGATTTGGAGTCCCACCAGGTGGAGCAGGCTTTTCTGGCTATCCACAGCCACCTTCACAGTCTTATGGTGGTGGCCCAGCACAGGTCCCACTACCTG gtGGCTTTCCTGGAGGACAGATGCCTTCACAGTATCCTGGAGGACAAGCTCCTTATCCTAGTCAG ATCAATACAGAATCCTTTCCTTCCTATcctgttttctctcctgtttctTTGGATTATAGCAGTGAA CCTGCCATGATGACTCAGGGCACTCAAGGAACCGTCCGACCAGCTGCCAACTTTGATGCTATGAGAGATGCAGAAATTCTCCGTAAAGCAATGAAGGGTTTTG GTACAGACGAGCAGGCAATTGTGGATGTTGTAGCCAACCGTTCCAATGATCAGAGGCAAAAAATTAAAGCAGCTTTTAAGACCATGTATGGCAag GATTTAATCAAAGATCTCAAATCAGAGTTAAGTGGGAATATGGAAGAACTGATCCTTGCACTGTTCATGCCTCCTACGTATTATGATGCCTGGAGTTTACGGAATGCAATGCAG GGAGCAGGAACTCAGGAACGTGTATTGATTGAGATTCTGTGCACAAGAACAAATCAGGAAATCCGAGAAGTTGTCAGATGTTATCAATCAGAATTTGGACGTGATCTTGAAAAGGACATTAGGTCAGATACATCAGGGCATTTTGAACGTTTACTTGTATCCATGTGCCAG GGAAATCGTGATGAGAACCAGAGTGTAAACCACCAGATGGCTCAGGAAGATGCTCAGCGTCTCTATCAAGCTGGTGAGGGGAGACTAGGGACTGATGAATCTTGCTTTAACATGATCCTTGCCACAAGAAGTTTTCCTCAGCTGAGAGCTACCATGGAAGCTTATTCCAGG ATGGCTAATCGAGATTTGTTAAGCAGTGTGGGCCGTGAATTTTCTGGATATGTTGAAAGTGGTTTGAAGACCATCT TGCAGTGTGCCCTGAGCCGTCCTGCCTTCTTTGCTGAGAGGCTCTACTATTCTATGAAAGGGGCCGGCACAGATGACTCCACGCTGGTCAGGATTGTGGTCTCTCGAAGTGAG ATTGATCTTGTACAAATAAAACAGATGTTTACGCAGATGTATCAGAAGACCCTGGGCACAATGATTGCAAGTGACACAAGTGGAGATTACCGAAAGCTTCTTCTGGCCATCGTGGGCCAGTag